Sequence from the Procambarus clarkii isolate CNS0578487 chromosome 2, FALCON_Pclarkii_2.0, whole genome shotgun sequence genome:
AATCGATATTTCGGGTACTATTGGAGAAACGGTGGTAGATTCAACCCCAGTTGGATCTTCAGTGGACGACTCATCAACTTCAAGTAAACTATCAGTGGTAGTTTCAACCCCAGTGGACGTCTCATCTACTTCAAGTAAACCATCGGTGGTAGTTTCAACCCCAGTGGACGTCTCATCAACTTCAAGTAAACCATCGGTGGTAGTTTCAACCTCAGTTGGACCACCAGTGGACGTCTCATCTACTTCAAGTAAACCATCGGTGGTAGTTTCAACCTCAGTTGGACCACCAGTGGACGTCTCATCAACTTCAAGTAAACCATCGGTGGTAGTTTCAACCTCAGTTGGACCACCAGTGGACGTCTCATCAACTTCAAGTAAACTATCAGTGGTAGTTTTAACCCCAGTTGAATCAGTACTAGATGAGACATCAGTACCTGCAAGAGATTCAATATCTTCTTGACTCGGGGTACCAATAGGAGCCTCAGAGGTTGCTGGAGCCTCAGGCGTTACTGGAGCTTCAGAAGTTACCGAGGTCTCATAACTTGTGGGATAATCAGGACTTTCTGTTTCATCAGTAAGTGTTGAGGGCTCGGTAACACCTGGTACACTAACTCCGCTGAGGTCATCAGTAGCAAGAGAAGCTTCAGTACTGTAATCACCTTGGAGTGTAGTTAGGGAACTTTCAGTAGAACTGTCGGAACCTGTAGCAGGTGACCCACTGATGATATCCGTAGTGTCTGTAGCAGAGTCGATAGGCGTAATCGATATTTCGGGTACTATTGGAGAAACGGTGGTAGATTCAACCCCAGTTGGATCTTCAGTGGACGACTCATCAACTTCAAGTAAACTATCAGTGGTAGTTTCAACCCCAGTGGACGTCTCATCTACTTCAAGTAAACCATCGGTGGTAGTTTCAACCCCAGTGGACGTCTCATCAACTTCAAGTAAACCATCGGTGGTAGTTTCAACCTCAGTTGGACCACCAGTGGACGTCTCATCAACTTCAAGTAAACTATCAGTGGTAGTTTTAACCCCAGTTGAATCAGTACTAGATGAGACATCAGTACCTGCAAGAGATTCAATATCTTCTTGACTCGGGGTACCAATAGGAGCCTCAGAGGTTGCTGGAGCCTCAGGCGTTACTGGAGCTTCAGAAGTTACCGAGGTCTCATAACTTGTGGGATAATCAGGACTTTCTGTTTCATCAGTAAGTGTTGAGGGCTCGGTAACACCTGGTACACTAACTCCGCTGAGGTCATCAGTAGCAAGAGAAGCTTCAGTACTGTAATCACCTTCTTGGAGTGTAGTTAGGGAACTTTCAGTAGAACTGTCGGAACCTGTAGCAGGTGACCCACTGATGATATCCGTAGTGTCTGTAGCCGAGTCAATAGGCGTAATCGATATTTCGGGTACTATTGGAGAAACGGTGGTAGATTCAACCCCAGTTGGATCTTCAGTGGACGACTCATCAACTTCAAGTACACTATCAGTGGTAGTTTCAACCCCAGTGGACGTCTCATCTACTTCAAGTAAACCATCGGTGGTAGTTTCAACCTCAGTTGGACCCCAGTGGACGTCTCATCAACTTCAAGTAAACCATCGGTGGTAGTTTCAACCTCAGTTGGACCACCAGTGGACGTCTCATCAACTTCAAGTAAACTATCAGTGGTAGTTTTAACCCCAGTTGAATCAGTACTAGATGAGACATCAGTACCTGCAAGAGATTCAATATCTTCTTGACTCGGGGTACCAATAGGAGCCTCAGAGGTTGCTGGAGCCTCAGGCGTTACTGGAGCTTCAGAAGTTACCGAGGTCTCATAACTTGTGAGATAATCAGGACTTTCTGTTTCATCAGTAAGTGTTGAGGGCTCGGTAACACCTGGTACACTAACTCCGCTGAGGTCATCAGTAGCAAGAGAAGCTTCAGTACTGTAACCACCCTCTTGGAGTGTAGTTAGGGAACTTTCAGTAGAACTGTCGGAACCTGTAGCAGGTGACCCACTGATGATATCCGTAGTGTCTGTAGCCGAGTCGATAGGCGTAATCGATATTTCGGGTACTATTGGAGAATCGGTGGTAGATTCAATCCCAGTTGAATCTTCAGTGGACGACTCATCAACTTCAAGTAAACTATCAGTGGTAGTTTCAATCCTCAGTGGACGTCTCATCTACTTCAAGTAAACCATCGGTGGTAGTTTTCAACCCCAGTGGACGTCTCATCAACTTCAAGTAAACCATCGGTGGTAGTTTCAACCTCAGTTGGACCACCAGTGGACGTCTCATCAACTTCAAGTAAACTATCAGTGGTAGTTTTAACCCCAGTTGAATCAGTACTAGATGAGACATCAGTACCTGCAAGAGATTCAATATCTTCTTGACTCGGGGTACCAATAGGAGCCTCAGAGGTTGCTGGAGCCTCAGGCGTTACTGGAGCTTCAGAAAGTTACCGAGGTCTCATAACTTGTGGGATAATCAGGACTTTCTGTTTCATCAGTAAGTGTTGAGGGCTCGGTAACACCTGGTACACTAACTCCGCTGAGGTCATCAGTAGCAAGAGAAGCTTCAGTACTGTAATCACCCTCTTGGAGTGTAGTTAGGGAACTTTCAGTAGAACTGTCGGAAACCTGTAGCAGGTGACCCACTGATGATATCCGTAGTGTCTGTAGCCGAGTCGATAGGCGTAATCGATATTTCGGGTACTATTGGAGAAACGGTGGTAGATTCAACCCCAGTTGGATCTTCAGTGGACGACTCATCAACTTCATAGTAAACTATCAGTGGTAGTTTCAACCCCAGTGGACGTCTCATCTACTTCAAGTAAACCATCGGTGGTAGTTTCAACCTCAGTTGGACCACCAGTGGACGTCTCATCAACTTCAAGTAAACCATCGGTGGTAGTTTCAACCTCAGTTGGACCACCAGTGGACGTCTCATCAACTTCAAGTAAACTATCAGTGGTAGTTTTAACCCCAGTTGAATCAGTACTAGATGAGACATCAGTACCTGCAAGAGATTCAATATCTTCTTGACTCGGGGTACCAATAGGAGCCTCAGAGGTTGCTGGAGCCTCAGGCGTTACTGGAGCTTCAGAAGTTACCGAGGTCTCATAACTTGTGGGATAATCAGGACTTTCTGTTTCATCAGTAAGTGTTGAGGGCTCGGTAACACCTGGTACACTAACTCCGCTGAGGTCATCAGTAGCAAGAGAAGCTTCAGTACTGTAATCACCCTCTTGGAGTGTAGTTAGGGAACTTTCAGTAGAACTGTCGGAACCTGTAGCAGGTGACCCACTGATGATATCCGTAGTGTCCGTAGCCGAGTCGATAGGCGTGTCTGTTATGTCAGATACTTTTGGAGAATCGGTGGTAGTTTCAACCCCAGTTGGACCACCAGTATACGTTTCATCAACCTCAGATAAACTATCAGTGGTTGTCTCATCGGTTCCAGTTTGGGGAATCGTTTCTGTGACAACAATTTCTCCGTCAACAGGTGGGAGATCAGTTGTAACCAGCTGGTCGATGTCCGTCTCTGGCTCTGGGTCCTCAGTGATGCTCTCTGTAGCGTTGGTTGGCTCGGTCGTCAGTGCTGACAAATCCAGTGTTACTGTTGTCACCTCGGCTGCAAGTCAACATAAATCCAATTAGTCTCatgcaaaaaatatatataacagtTTTACTCATAGGGATGCACTTTGTCTAATGTTAATGATAATTATATCTACTAATTATATGAAATAAAAATGATGTAGACATTTTAGAAAGTCTCAAATTATACTTCTTGCCTTTATATTCTTGTTCACTTTTGAAAAAATGTATAGGGTGAAAAATACTATAATATGCGAGCATAACAACATCTGGATttctcattaaaaatacgattaaAGACATTAAAAGGCTTTCTTTCCTACAAGATAATCAATTAGTAACTACTGATTACCTTAGCACAGTTACCTTTGAACCTCTTATACATTTCTAAGCAGTCATCACTAATATATACTTGATCATTCCTGAGAGGAATCTTACGTAAATTCTCACATCTTGCAAGACTGTCGCTGTCATTATTATGTGGTATCCGAGTTAAGTGGAAGTGTGTGTCTCATGATTCAGTCTGAGGGCTCCTAGGAGATATAAATGAGCCAGAGGCTAATATAAATCGTCGAGTTTCAGTTACTAAACAAATTCTGAAGTCTTATAATCAAGCAGTATCTCTAAGTTCAAATATCGTATAAACAAATCATTTTGCTTTATGCAATAATATTTTGAGCTCCATGTGGCTTAGGTCTCATCGCCATACGAACAGCATTGAACTACCGCACAGACTTACGCCCACCCGAAAGTCTCAAAAAGTCAGTTCATATCTTATATATGGCTTACGCCTTTCCCCTCAGCTATAAACATGATTCTGAGGCATCAAATGCCTTCTCTCATGTGTCGAATCTGATCTCACCTGTGCAAGTGTCGGAATGTTACAGAAATAGCGTCGGGTTGTAATTAGTCAGATGTAAGTTCCGTAAGCCAGTTTGTTCATGTACTTTTAGGCATTTATTGATTTTGTAAGACTCGCACACACTAGTCCAAAGTCTTTGGTTGTAAGAGTCAAACCGAAAGACTCACACTCNNNNNNNNNNNNNNNNNNNNNNNNNNNNNNNNNNNNNNNNNNNNNNNNNNNNNNNNNNNNNNNNNNNNNNNNNNNNNNNNNNNNNNNNNNNNNNNNNNNNNNNNNNNNNNNNNNNNNNNNNNNNNNNNNNNNNNNNNNNNNNNNNNNNNNNNNNNNNNNNNNNNNNNNNNNNNNNNNNNNNNNNNNNNNNNNNNNNNNNNNNNNNNNNNNNNNNNNNNNNNNNNNNNNNNNNNNNNNNNNNNNNNNNNNNNNNNNNNNNNNNNNNNNNNNNNNNNNNNNNNNNNNNNNNNNNNNNNNNNNNNNNNNNNNNNNNNNNNNNNNNNNNNNNNNNNNNNNNNNNNNNNNNNNNNNNNNNNNNNNNNNNNNNNNNNNNNNNNNNNNNNNNNNNNNNNNNNNNNNNNNNNNNNNNNNNNNNNNNNNNNNNNNNNNNNNNNNNNNNNNNNNNNNNNNNNNNNNNNNNNNNNNNNNNNNNNNNNNNNNNNNNNNNNNNNNNNNNNNNNacacacacatacaacacacaacacaacacacacacacacaccacacacacacacaacacacgcacacacacacacacacacacatacacacgcacacacacacacacacacaccacacacaccacacacacacaccacacacacacacacacacacacacacactgctacccTAAACAGGTTATTAAAACAGCGCTTCACCTCGGCGTGAGGACGTTATAGAGTCGATGCACGAAACTTAGGGCCCCTGTAAGTTTAGGGGCCCTAATGTAGCACATTAGTCCAAGTCCTCGGCTCACAGACCTCGAAGGACCCTGCTTCAATCTCAGGGCAGGACAGAAACGATTGGGCACGTTTCATTTCACCTGGTGACTCTGCTCACCTAACAATAAAAATAAGCACCCGGGagtcaggcaactgttgtggatgGCATCCCTGGTACTGTCTATAGTTGGCCTAGGGCGTAGGGGGCGTGGGGGCGTGGGGGCGTGGGTGGGGATTTGTTTTATCTGGGCATAAAGGCTATGAATGCTACTCTGCCACTCCGTAAGAAATGCAACTGTTTGCCCTAACCAGGAACGGACGAACCGGAGCAACTCGTCGAGGCCGATGTATAGACAATGTGGATTATACGTACTGGTCAATTCTGTTCAAAATACGACGTACTAGTAAGGGTCGGgttgtggtgttgtcacagccgGGACCCGTTATAAGCCAACCTTATACCCGCATGACACAGTGTGTACACTCACCCCCCCTCAGCCTAAACCTTCACAACCGTCAAGAAAATGTCgtgctaaagtgcccttatcctaactaccagaggacccaaaacagaaaacgggacagtatgtccaattccgcgagccgcttccattttcttgtACGACGATGTCTGgctacgttgaccagaccacacactagaaagtgaagggacgacgacgtttcggcccgtcctggaccattctcaagtcgattgtcgacttgagaatcgacttgaggaccgaaacgtcgtcgtcccttcaccttctagtgtggtctggtcaacatacttcagtcacgttattgtgactcatcgcctgcatgtctggcttaggtagagtatacgtcaatatacgacgttctattaggaggaaggaattggtACATTACACACACTCTAAAGATCCTGGGCTGGATTcatcaaagcagttacgcaagcacttacgatcctCAACATCTGTTCTCAATCTGTGGCGACTTTGTTGACATTAAACAGTGTACGAGCATCGTAACTTCCCAGTCAAAAGTATCATtgaattaaattttgccccgaggggcgagtttattgggcagcaccactcatccttgtgagtggacacaccgccatagtgacagtattgggcagcgccactcatcctgtgagtggacacaccgccatagtgacagtattgggcagcaccactcatccctgtgagtggacacaccgccatagccagcatgcacaacactccccaataggaagaaaacccgctgggttgttcatcctgtcacttgtacccagacacaactgggacttgcttaactgtctcaagtgaacagctcctcaaacaagaagattaacatctgtcaacccttaaaagcttacgttatcttgcgggagcAAAGTTATCATTGAGCTCCTGGTGCTGCGGAGCTCATACaccattaatattttttttttttttttttttttgagatatatacaagagttgttacattcttgtacagccactagtacgcgtagcgtttcgggcaggtccctggaatacgatcccctgccgcgaagaatcgttttttcatccaagtacacattttactgttgcgttaaacagaggctacagttaaggaattgcgcccagtaaatcctccccggccaggatacgaacccatgacatagcgctcgcggaacgccaagcgagtgtcttaccactacaccacggagactgccatatgtaaacaaagccaccgaaCAGTAAGAAAAAgatgtagaggcttcgtaatttcTGATGCAACTGCTTGATAAATACGGCCTAGTTGTTCTCCCAGGTCACTGGGAACCACAGACCTCGCACGCCGAGTtgagaattgaaattgaaattgaaataagtttattgaggtaaaatacacacaaagggatgaggtagctcaagctatctcacccccgttcagtacatcgtgttaatacatacatagacacaacatcacaaacaataaacatattaccaaacattctgagagataaacatctacatttcctacacCCCGAGTTAGGAAACATCATAGTCTGTTATATACAACTACTAACCTGTCAACTAATGTCCACGGTAACTACATCTCTCGACAGTTTGCACCGTCAAATAGCAAACTATATTATTTAACTACCTCCATTCAATGAAGATGTAAATAGGTCTTCGAGTTTATTAACGCAAAGTTTACATTAGAGAAAGACTTACTATTGCAAGGTTGTTTACGAGAGAAAAACTTACTATTGCAAGGTTATATACGAGAGAAAGACTTAGTATTGCAAGGTTGTATACGAGAGAAAAACATATTACTATTGCAAGGTTATATACGAGAGAAAAACTTATTAATTGAAGATTATACGCTACAGAAAGGCTTACTACAGCAAGGTTATATACTAGAGAAAACCTTTAAATGAGCAGGAAGAACACTTGAGCCAGAGCATCGTGCAACAGCTGGGTTTATTAGCTTATCAGACGCGGTCTATGACCCGCGACATCAGTTGAGGTCAAGGCAAAGAGTAGGGGGGTCAAGACGCTgacgagagggggggaagggggaagagaggggggaggtcTACGCACACGCGGGGTCAAGGGCCTCTTCGTGACGTGACCTGACCCTGATTTAACGCCCACGTTTCTTCCCGTCTCCGGGACACGTTGAAGAGCCTATATTTACTCTCGACAACACGCCGTTAATAGCGTTTGATTTTGCACGGTCGTAGAGTTCAATGTTTAATAGCTTGTTTTAAGCGGCAGTTAGTATAATTATAGTGCATGTTGTGTTGAATGATTATATAATTGGTATAGTATGTTGCCTGTCAAATTTACCTCCCAAGTAGAAACTCactcgaacaaatccacaagggccgtgacgaggattcgaacctgcgtccgagagcatctctATTTACTCTATCTATCGACTggtctaatattatatatatatatatatatacatattatatatatatatatatatatatatatatatatattatatatatgatatatatatatatatatatatatatatatatatatatttacgttacTGCTACCTCGAAAACATTTTTTGTACAACGTAGCCAAAACTCATCCAGATTTACAAAGCTGACCCTGAAGGGGTAGAGTTCCGGAGTCATTATACTATGCAAACGCAAAGGTTTCTGGAGGCTTGCTATCCATCACTCAAGGAGTTGCTTCATCTCTGTTCAGCCAGTcttatgggagtgtaatagtcgctCCACAATGTCCAGCATCCTCTTCCTGCTAGAGTAGCAGCCGGCCTGACGGACCTTGAATGTGATGATGCTGAATATCCGGATATTTCCACATCACCTCAATGCGgaccttggttatcttgaggttatcttgagatgatttcggggctttagtgtcccgcggcccggtcctcgaccaggcctcctttttgttgcacatccccctggaagcagcccgtagcagctgtctaactcccaggtacctatttactgctaggtaacaggggggcatcagggtgaatgaaacattttgcccatttgtctccgcctccaccggggatcgaacccggaacctcaggactacgaatccgaagcgctgaccACATCAGCTGTCAGCCGTCCTATCTATAACGACTAAAGATACTGACAAGATTACTGTTGTGTACAGTCTCGTGTTGACACCTGAGGCCTATAAAGATGACTGGCAAAGGCTCTGTCaaagtacgggctcaccatagcccgtgctacttggaacttgttccgagtagctgaatctataacaacaacaactctgtcAAATATACCAATAGCCAGTATTTCATTTGCATAAAAAAATTAATGCAAAATTTTGCAAAAAAATtaatgcaaaatttgcatttttgcaaattttgcaaaatttgcaatTTTGCAAATTTGCAAAAAAattaatgcaaaatttgcaaaaaaaAATTTACCGAGTGAATAAATTTGAACATTGTTGATCTATAATATTTTCGGGCAATACCTTTGAATTTCGTTCAGTACTGAGAGATTTACAATGATTAGAATTTATCCGAAAAAGAAATTCTGAAAGTAAACTGTCACTTTGTATTAACAAAaaactattttcatttacattcacTTATGagtaaaataaatgaataaatgaataaattaaTTTAGAACCAATTACACCCCTTGTAATTCCTCCCTGGACCCTGACAGACCACAAGTGGCGTATCCCCCACCTGTCTCCGTGCAAAAATAGGCCATAACGCAGGACATCATTAGGATGGAAAGGTGTAGTAGTGTAGCCGAAGGTCAGCCAGCCACTCTCGCGTTGCCCATAGCAACCAGATTTGTTGTTGTTTTGGGTTTAAGGTCGCCACGTGGTGCGTTATATGGGGGGTCCAAGAGTCACTTTAGGGGCTATAATTGTATGCTGGAGCTATGGCACATTATACTGTAGGCCAGTGAGGCTTTGTCctacgcctgtgtgtgtgtgtgtgtgtgtgtgtgtgtgtgtgtgtgtgtgtgtgtgtgtgtgtgtgtgtgtgtgtgtgtgtgtgtgtgtgtattcacctaattgtgcttgcgggggttgagctctggctctttggtcccgcctctcaaccgtcaagtgtgtgtgtgtgtgtgtgtgtgtgtgtgtgtgtgtgtgtgtgtgtgtgtgtgtgtgtgtgtgtgtgtgtgtgtgtgtgtgtgtgtgtgggtgtgtgtgtgtactggcttCTTCAAGGGACTATGGATTTTATAATAATTTGGGGACATGAACAAaaacacaggagccgtgatgagggttcgaactaatGGGCGTTCCCAGACGCACGCTGTAGTCAACTGCGCCACGACatagtcaaaagaattgcaacctgggggtACCACTGCACCCCactgtctgtgtatgtgtttagGGATATTCCCGACGACGGTTTATGTAAtattttagggatattcctgcgcaagCAGTAAGTCGCGCGCATGCGAGAATGACCAATATAGAGGCGTCATTAAGGGGTATAATTGCACATGTTTTACGATTTCTTTTGCCCTTTCGATAAAGGAGTAGTGGAGGAGGAAGTTGTTAGAAGCGAAGAAGGAAGgaagagcagaggaggaggaggaggaggaggggaagaagaTGATCCTGGGGTCGACCTTGGGCCTTCTCGGCTCCTAGTGGCCTTCACCTCTGTTATTATGTCATGGTAAACACTCTCATTGGCTGTCCTCGCTCCGAGAGACACTCTCATTGGCTGTCCTCGCTCCGAGAGCCACTCTCATTGGCTGTCCTCGCTCCGAGAGACACTCTTATTGGCTGTCCTCGCTCCGAGAGCCACTCTCATTGGCTGTCCTCGCTCCGAGAGCCACTCTCATTGGCTGTCCTCGCTCCGAGAGCCACTCTCATTGGCTGTTCTCGCTCCGAGAGCCACTCTCATTGGCTGTCCTCGCTCCGAGAGCCACTCTCATAGGCTGTCCTCGCTCCGAGAGCCACTCTCATTGGCTGTCCACGCTCCGAGAGCCACTCTCATTGGCTGTCCTCGCTCCGAGAGCCACTCTCATTGGCTGTCCTTGCTCCGAGAGCCACTCTCATTGGCTGTCCTCGCTCCGAGAGCCACTCTCATTGGCTGTCCTCGCTCCGAGAGCCACTCTCATTGGCTGTCCTCGCTCCGAGAGCCACTCTCATTGGCTGTTCTCGCTCCGAGAGACACTCTCATTGGCTGTCCTCGCTCCGAGAGCCACTCTCATTGGCTGTCCTCGCTCCGAGAGCCACTCTCATTGGCTGTCCTCGCTCCGAGAGACACTCTCATTGGCTGTCCTCGCTCCGAGAGCCACTCTCATTGGCTGTCCTCGCTTACATATTTGGCTCGACACAAAGCATTATCTTGTATCCATCAACGTGAGCAACAACCTTGCTTCTTGCAGGggcggtgttcgatccccgatggatcAAGTGGTTGAACCCCGTTCTTTCAACCTGTTCtaatatcctatctcctggtcctCCTATCCTAGctactagtcctcatatcccagctcctggtcctcatattccagctcctggtcctcatatccgagctcctggtcctcattaccagctcctggttctcatatcccagctcctggtcctcatatcccagctcctggtcctcatatcccagctcctggtcctcatatcccagctcctggtccttatatcccagctcctggtcctcatatcccagttcctggtcctcatatcccagttcctggtcctcatatcccagctcctggtcctcatatcccttccaaatgcTGTGTAGTCATACTGGCTTTGCGCTTTCTCCCCATAACTACCTGACCTTTCAAGATAGTGTCCAAGACCCATTGCAGAGAATAAGAAAAAATAAGGTGTCTTAACAacccacccaaacacacacacacactcacacacacactcacacaccagaacacacacacacacgtggttaAGGGGGgtgctcgccccccccccccaccttctccgTCTGTACTCCAAGGCACTCTTTACAATGGTAATGTCTTACAAGTATCCCTCACGGTTCAGCCTCTGGCCTGAAAACCCCCCTCAGGACTGTCTTAAGACCCTCGGGTGTGTGTTCTCAGACCTTTGCTAGCTTGCTTGCTTTACGACCCTTGTACGTGCTTGCCAGTTTTATCACTTTTTTCCGGCAAGGAGGGGAGAGAGTTGTAATATTTCTAACTCAAAACTACGAACCAAATGCTACATAATTTTCGTTATTAAGGCTTCCGGGGAATCAAGAAATTCGTGAAAACAATCGTAAAAAAGAAAATTCGTAAAAAAACGTGTGGATACATTTTCTTATTTGCTTTGAACAAATGCGTAAAACAATGAATATACAAAGTCCTTTGTAAGTAGGTTTCCTAGATAGGTCTCATTGTAAGTAGATCCAGTAAGCATAACTCTCCTAGTGCGTATAACTTTCCAAGTAGGCAGCCATTCTTCTAAGTGCCTGGTTGAGAGGCAGCTTGTGGTAATGACAGTTCTTGAGAGACACGCAcgcgcgtgtgtgagtgtgtgatgaACAGCGTCGCAAGTCCAACTGCGTCATGAAGCCCAGTCTGTTTTTTTACGTCACTTTGGACGCAAAAAAATCCTATCCCAGCTGTATATTTCACCCCTAGTGCGTTTGTGACGCACGATCAAAATAAGATCTCTTCCGTCTATGCGTCAGAGAAGACATTTCAACATTCATCAcagaattacata
This genomic interval carries:
- the LOC138366285 gene encoding uncharacterized protein, encoding MTVAEVWRQKVLVALGAQGLHPSFSMSKDIFLVAMKDIFGCQAEVTTVTLDLSALTTEPTNATESITEDPEPETDIDQLVTTDLPPVDGEIVVTETIPQTGTDETTTDSLSEVDETYTGGPTGVETTTDSPKVSDITDTPIDSATDTTDIISGSPATGSDSSTESSLTTLQEGDYSTEASLATDDLSGVSVPGVTEPSTLTDETESPDYPTSYETSVTSEAPVTPEAPATSEAPIGTPSQEDIESLAGTDVSSSTDSTGVKTTTDSLLEVDETSTGGPTEVETTTDGLLEVDETSTGGPTEVETTTDGLLETLRISSVGHLLQVSDSSTESSLTTLQEGDYSTEASLATDDLSGVSVPGVTEPSTLTDETESPDYPTSTDVSSSTDSTGVKTTTDSLLEVDETSTGGPTEVETTTDGLLEVDETSTGVENYHRWFT